In Zhaonella formicivorans, one DNA window encodes the following:
- a CDS encoding damage-control phosphatase ARMT1 family protein, with protein sequence MRVTTTCVPCYLKQALSAFKHAGIKEEEKWEVLNQLCQLIPELSNEATPAANSSLVLHKLVQALGGEDPFRRAKEYSNRQAEKLLASLELDLGHEPVYTALKLAVAGNIIDLGIIEHYDLQESVYSALHTPFAIDHYLRFSRLLPDAKKILIIGDNSGEIVFDKILVAELNKLGLEVLYGVKSGFILNDATMLDAQQVGMDKISQVLPNGNNFLGTILEKCSEEFIDHFLTADVIIAKGQANYETLEGNVAGGKRIFFLLKAKCEIVAEHLGVELGDIVFRQNKI encoded by the coding sequence GTGAGAGTTACCACCACTTGTGTCCCTTGTTATTTAAAGCAGGCTCTTTCTGCTTTTAAACATGCAGGTATCAAGGAAGAAGAAAAATGGGAGGTATTAAATCAGCTCTGTCAGCTTATACCCGAACTTTCTAACGAGGCAACACCAGCAGCCAATTCCTCTCTTGTTTTGCATAAGTTAGTGCAAGCTTTGGGAGGAGAGGATCCTTTTCGGAGAGCTAAAGAATACTCCAACCGGCAAGCAGAAAAACTATTAGCCAGTTTGGAGCTAGACTTGGGTCACGAACCGGTTTATACCGCTTTAAAATTAGCTGTCGCTGGCAATATTATTGATTTGGGGATAATTGAACATTACGATTTGCAGGAAAGCGTTTACAGCGCTTTGCATACACCTTTTGCCATCGACCACTACCTACGCTTTTCCCGTTTATTGCCAGATGCAAAGAAAATATTGATTATCGGTGATAACAGCGGCGAAATTGTTTTTGATAAAATCTTAGTAGCCGAGCTAAACAAGCTAGGTTTGGAAGTGTTATATGGTGTAAAAAGCGGTTTTATTTTAAATGATGCTACTATGTTAGATGCACAACAGGTTGGTATGGATAAGATCTCTCAGGTATTACCTAATGGTAACAACTTTTTAGGTACAATTTTAGAGAAGTGTAGTGAAGAATTTATTGATCACTTCCTAACTGCGGACGTCATAATCGCTAAAGGACAGGCTAATTACGAAACATTGGAAGGAAACGTAGCAGGAGGCAAAAGGATATTCTTTTTACTTAAAGCAAAATGCGAGATTGTAGCCGAGCATTTAGGGGTAGAACTAGGGGATATTGTTTTTAGGCAGAACAAGATATAA
- a CDS encoding cytochrome c3 family protein: MSSSRTKPLAYLWVLGLTTFLFTFLLLISLYYGSSEVYAKPDFGSECASCHNGTTAPKLGSGEAQPAEDTTTNQSSSSKNTSAPVKPTSPESNPDKSGDVKSNSKAISSSKSGNGASSNSTENQSVQSIQAKPMDNKTCLSCHANKKLSTEIDGKKLSLFVDKEIFNTSVHGKLTCTSCHSNFQQIPHQKFATIKDFKIDTIKNCQTCHAKQSEKYSNSVHSKIAGSGGPTCSDCHGDVHTITKAKLIENALVGKNELIKKSVELCTSCHTGKVKESYEESFHGKAVALGSTKAPSCVSCHGSHEALVSPDAIGQNCASCHGGSAAKLASSGPEHFTLEPKGESRPMYFTYKTFTWLTIITITLLIIHIELELFRRLKNAK, from the coding sequence TTGTCCAGCTCAAGAACTAAACCCTTGGCTTACCTGTGGGTTTTAGGTCTTACTACCTTTTTATTTACTTTCCTATTGCTGATAAGTCTATATTATGGCTCGAGCGAAGTTTATGCCAAGCCAGATTTTGGCTCTGAATGCGCTAGCTGTCATAACGGTACCACGGCGCCGAAACTTGGTAGTGGAGAGGCACAACCTGCTGAAGACACTACAACTAATCAAAGTAGCTCCTCGAAAAATACATCGGCCCCGGTAAAACCGACCTCGCCTGAATCAAATCCGGACAAATCAGGTGATGTTAAATCAAATTCAAAGGCAATATCTAGTTCAAAATCCGGTAATGGTGCCAGTTCGAATTCAACAGAAAATCAATCAGTCCAATCCATTCAGGCAAAACCAATGGATAACAAAACATGTTTAAGTTGTCATGCCAATAAAAAACTTAGTACTGAAATAGATGGGAAAAAACTAAGTTTATTTGTGGACAAAGAAATTTTTAATACTTCTGTTCACGGAAAACTGACTTGTACAAGCTGTCATAGCAATTTTCAACAAATCCCACACCAAAAATTTGCTACTATTAAAGACTTTAAAATAGATACAATTAAAAATTGCCAAACATGTCATGCAAAACAAAGTGAAAAATACTCAAATAGCGTACATAGTAAAATTGCGGGTTCTGGCGGACCTACTTGCTCCGATTGTCACGGGGATGTTCACACAATCACTAAAGCTAAATTAATTGAAAATGCTTTAGTGGGTAAAAATGAGCTGATAAAAAAATCGGTGGAACTATGCACTTCTTGCCATACAGGCAAGGTGAAAGAGAGCTATGAAGAAAGCTTCCACGGTAAAGCTGTTGCTCTGGGAAGCACTAAAGCTCCTTCCTGTGTAAGCTGTCATGGCTCCCATGAAGCGCTAGTTTCCCCAGACGCTATCGGCCAAAATTGTGCCAGCTGTCACGGGGGCTCAGCTGCGAAATTAGCGAGTTCTGGTCCCGAACATTTTACTCTTGAACCTAAGGGAGAATCTCGCCCTATGTATTTCACTTACAAAACTTTTACTTGGCTAACCATTATCACTATAACACTTTTGATAATTCACATTGAGCTGGAACTTTTCCGCAGGCTAAAAAATGCTAAGTAA
- the ppaX gene encoding pyrophosphatase PpaX — MQHIEAILFDLDGTLLDTTDLIVASFQHVARKYLGREVTLEELLPSFGKPLIEGLEELMPGKGQEMVLTYREFNLQHHDNMVKIFPGIKEMLQELKQRKIKLGIVTSKVKKTAIKGLELFKIEQLFDVIIGLEDTTIHKPNPEPVLLALELVQTAPGRCLMVGDSPHDIVSAQRAGVATAAVSWSNIPLQSLLELKPTFVLNNASELVEIVDKLNSI; from the coding sequence ATGCAGCATATTGAAGCCATACTGTTTGATTTGGATGGCACTTTACTTGATACAACTGATTTAATTGTCGCTTCCTTTCAACATGTTGCCCGCAAATATTTGGGACGCGAAGTAACGCTCGAGGAGCTTTTGCCTTCCTTTGGTAAGCCACTAATCGAAGGTTTAGAAGAACTAATGCCGGGAAAAGGGCAAGAAATGGTCCTGACATACAGGGAATTTAATTTGCAGCACCACGATAATATGGTCAAGATTTTTCCTGGTATAAAAGAGATGCTTCAGGAATTAAAACAGAGAAAGATAAAACTGGGTATAGTAACTTCCAAGGTTAAGAAGACCGCTATCAAGGGCCTAGAGTTGTTTAAAATTGAGCAGTTGTTTGATGTAATTATTGGACTGGAGGACACAACAATTCATAAACCCAACCCGGAGCCCGTGTTGCTCGCACTGGAGCTTGTACAAACTGCTCCGGGGCGTTGTTTGATGGTGGGCGATAGTCCCCACGATATTGTTAGTGCACAACGGGCAGGTGTCGCCACTGCCGCTGTCAGCTGGTCGAACATCCCTTTGCAAAGCCTTTTGGAGCTAAAACCTACATTTGTGCTGAATAATGCCTCTGAGCTGGTGGAAATTGTGGATAAGTTGAATAGCATTTGA
- a CDS encoding UPF0182 family protein: MHLNWRKWLLGSLIFLLFLGTFLNSFWVDWIWFRAEGFAGVWLKIITTNIILNLVVFIVLWLILALNVFKARQNILLSIVQDYQHEQGMSLKNYLLNKILNGTGAKIILLAFTGVLALTVAASSDFDWQLWQKFINKIDFAVTDPIFNKDVGFYVFRLPLLLKSLNTLLNALFAALFLSVALYTLTMPGLIINFRKFSKAHSHLTMLGAALLFLQAAHFYLERYLLLYSPKGAAYGASFTDVHASLPGLNILTVITIAAAIVLIYCLWLKNFKFAFGSILCIVLASLGLQIAYPLLVQKLQVEPNEFNKEQLYLKNNISYTLKAYGLDKVKTENFPVNNTLTAGDLALHSKTISNVRLWDWRPIEQTYNQLQSLRPYYVFPEVDVDRYQLDGTTRQVLIAARELDSSRLDQAQTWVNKHLRYTHGYGAVVSPASEVTPEGLPTFYLKDIPLAAEKPFAVERPELYFGEKTTDYVLVKTKTKEFDYPLGENNAENYYAGSGGVRIKSLLHRLNFALYFKDYKLLLTRDLTTESRLLFHRQISARAEKIAPFLRYDPDPYLVISGKKLYWIQDAYTTTNMYPYAKPTAGWGNYIRNAVKVVTDAYNGRVTFYLADETDPIIQAYHKIFPGLFKPLSQMPPDLKSHLRYPETLFKIQSSVYTTYHMENPMVFYNKEDAWSIPDEIVAGETRPMDPYYMVMQLPGESQEEFILMLPFTAAKINKMVAWLAARNDAEHYGELVVYKFPKEKHIYGPLQIEARIDQDSEISQQLTLWDQRGSQVLRGNLLVIPMENSILYIEPLYLQAEKSKIPELRRVIAIYGERVVMSSKIEDALKELFANAPITQKTDAAAQTVPELIADANKYYQEAIEKQKAGDWAGYGIALQHLQETLIKLQELSQAKQ; this comes from the coding sequence ATGCATTTAAACTGGCGAAAATGGCTGCTGGGCAGCCTGATATTTTTGTTGTTTTTAGGAACATTCCTAAATAGCTTTTGGGTAGATTGGATCTGGTTTAGGGCAGAAGGATTTGCCGGTGTATGGTTAAAAATTATAACTACTAACATCATACTGAATCTGGTTGTGTTTATAGTTTTGTGGCTGATTTTGGCCCTAAATGTTTTCAAGGCAAGGCAAAATATCCTCTTATCGATTGTGCAAGATTACCAACACGAACAAGGTATGTCCCTCAAAAACTACCTGCTCAACAAAATCTTGAATGGAACCGGAGCCAAAATAATTCTTCTGGCTTTTACCGGGGTTTTAGCCCTGACTGTTGCCGCTTCGTCTGATTTTGACTGGCAATTATGGCAGAAATTTATTAATAAAATAGATTTTGCCGTTACAGATCCGATTTTTAACAAAGACGTGGGTTTTTATGTTTTCCGTTTGCCGCTGCTTCTTAAGTCGTTAAATACTCTTCTAAATGCGCTTTTTGCAGCTCTTTTTCTATCGGTAGCGTTGTACACATTAACTATGCCAGGGTTAATAATAAATTTCCGCAAATTCAGCAAGGCTCATTCTCATTTAACGATGTTGGGTGCGGCACTCCTGTTCTTGCAAGCAGCTCATTTTTATTTAGAACGTTACCTGCTGCTATATTCCCCCAAAGGAGCGGCTTATGGCGCAAGCTTCACAGATGTACACGCCAGTTTGCCTGGGTTAAACATCCTAACGGTAATTACAATAGCGGCAGCTATAGTTCTTATTTACTGTCTATGGCTGAAAAATTTTAAATTTGCCTTTGGCAGTATCTTATGTATCGTTTTGGCGTCGCTGGGCTTACAAATTGCCTATCCTCTGTTAGTTCAAAAGTTACAAGTAGAACCTAATGAATTCAATAAAGAACAATTATATCTTAAAAACAACATTTCCTATACTTTAAAGGCTTATGGTTTGGACAAGGTAAAAACGGAAAATTTCCCGGTCAACAATACCCTTACAGCCGGCGATTTGGCTTTGCACTCGAAAACTATCAGCAACGTCCGACTTTGGGATTGGAGGCCTATTGAACAAACTTATAACCAATTGCAAAGTTTGCGGCCCTATTATGTTTTCCCGGAAGTTGATGTTGACCGGTACCAGCTGGACGGAACAACCAGGCAAGTACTTATTGCTGCTAGAGAATTAGACTCGAGCAGGCTTGATCAGGCTCAAACATGGGTGAACAAACATTTACGCTACACCCACGGTTACGGAGCGGTAGTAAGCCCGGCAAGCGAAGTGACCCCAGAAGGGTTGCCGACTTTTTACCTGAAAGACATACCGTTGGCTGCCGAAAAACCCTTTGCTGTAGAGCGACCGGAGCTATACTTTGGGGAAAAAACTACCGATTATGTCTTGGTCAAAACAAAAACCAAAGAATTTGATTACCCTTTGGGTGAAAATAATGCTGAAAACTATTATGCGGGCAGTGGTGGAGTGCGAATCAAAAGCTTACTGCATCGCTTGAATTTTGCTCTTTACTTTAAAGATTACAAGCTGCTCTTGACTAGAGATTTAACCACAGAAAGCAGGCTTCTATTCCATAGACAGATTAGTGCGCGGGCTGAGAAAATTGCTCCTTTTTTGCGTTATGACCCCGATCCTTACTTGGTAATCAGCGGTAAAAAGCTATACTGGATACAGGATGCATATACAACCACCAACATGTACCCATATGCCAAACCTACTGCAGGATGGGGTAACTATATTCGTAATGCAGTCAAAGTTGTAACGGATGCTTATAATGGTAGGGTAACGTTCTATCTTGCGGATGAAACGGATCCTATAATTCAGGCTTACCATAAGATTTTTCCCGGGTTGTTTAAGCCGCTATCCCAAATGCCCCCGGATCTGAAAAGTCATCTGCGGTACCCGGAGACACTGTTTAAAATTCAAAGCTCCGTTTACACTACTTATCATATGGAAAACCCCATGGTGTTTTATAACAAGGAAGATGCTTGGAGCATTCCCGATGAGATAGTTGCCGGTGAAACCAGACCCATGGACCCATATTATATGGTAATGCAGTTGCCCGGGGAGTCGCAGGAAGAGTTTATCCTTATGCTTCCTTTTACTGCTGCAAAAATCAATAAAATGGTTGCCTGGTTGGCTGCGCGCAATGATGCAGAACATTATGGCGAGCTGGTTGTGTATAAATTTCCCAAAGAAAAACATATTTACGGCCCGCTGCAAATTGAAGCCCGAATTGATCAGGATTCGGAAATTTCTCAGCAATTGACTCTCTGGGATCAGCGGGGTTCCCAGGTATTACGTGGCAATTTGCTGGTCATACCAATGGAAAATTCAATATTGTATATTGAACCTCTCTACCTCCAAGCAGAAAAAAGCAAGATTCCAGAATTGCGCAGGGTAATAGCCATTTACGGTGAGAGGGTGGTAATGTCGTCCAAAATTGAGGATGCTTTAAAAGAACTTTTTGCCAATGCGCCTATTACCCAAAAAACTGACGCTGCAGCACAGACTGTTCCTGAATTGATTGCTGATGCCAACAAGTATTATCAAGAAGCTATAGAAAAGCAAAAAGCAGGGGATTGGGCAGGCTACGGCATAGCTTTACAGCACCTGCAGGAAACTTTGATAAAATTACAAGAATTAAGTCAAGCTAAACAATAA
- a CDS encoding formate dehydrogenase subunit gamma, with translation MFERFNVHQRIQHIMMFSSFILLTITGLPIKYSQTDWAKVVVSIFGGFDNMFTAHLIGAVVMIASAIYHILYLILYPMLTKKMSTAALPSIKDFRDVLQNMQYMLGLTPEAPKFGRYSYKEKFDYWAVFWGMVIMAGSGLLMWFPGIAADYFPRWFIASARIAHSDEAMLAILAIFIWHFYNVHFSPSFFPMSFVWLHGKMSKEMMEHEHPLELAELTTEKSGQKALINKVEPKVKA, from the coding sequence ATGTTTGAACGCTTTAATGTCCACCAAAGAATACAACACATAATGATGTTTTCCAGTTTTATTTTACTCACAATTACCGGTTTACCGATAAAGTATAGCCAAACAGATTGGGCGAAAGTAGTAGTTAGTATTTTCGGTGGTTTTGACAACATGTTTACCGCCCATCTAATTGGCGCAGTAGTAATGATTGCCAGTGCCATCTATCATATTCTATATTTAATTTTATACCCAATGCTAACCAAGAAAATGTCTACAGCTGCTTTACCCAGCATAAAGGATTTCCGGGATGTATTGCAAAATATGCAATATATGCTTGGACTCACTCCAGAAGCGCCCAAATTCGGTCGCTATTCTTACAAAGAAAAATTTGATTATTGGGCCGTCTTTTGGGGAATGGTTATTATGGCGGGCTCAGGACTTTTAATGTGGTTCCCGGGAATAGCGGCTGATTATTTTCCGCGCTGGTTTATTGCCAGCGCCCGAATCGCCCACAGTGATGAAGCTATGTTGGCTATTCTAGCAATCTTTATTTGGCATTTTTACAATGTACATTTTAGCCCCAGCTTTTTCCCAATGAGTTTTGTTTGGTTACATGGGAAAATGAGTAAGGAAATGATGGAACATGAACACCCCTTGGAGCTTGCTGAGCTTACTACGGAAAAATCCGGTCAAAAAGCACTCATTAATAAGGTAGAACCTAAAGTAAAGGCTTAA
- a CDS encoding cytochrome c3 family protein — protein sequence MLKLNAKPFLKASVFKICLLAIVLISALLYISLDEAYAKPEFGSDCASCHNGTAAPKLGGGAEPAKENPTEPEKKAPDKSPSPEQKQAKPTSKPANAEQGSKQTKPAEQASAKSDSTGEVPAESTPAEPVQAKAPDNNTCLACHGKEGFKGKVGNQEISLAVNLAEFKDSVHGGNQCVTCHENTKVIPHEALGSVEEIKSTVSQSCLKCHANQATAMNSSVHSKVNGLTCVDCHGSHDIKRISENPASLSKANLNATCTSCHQGKVLDSYKRSFHGIALAHGYEKAAACTDCHGTHSILPASNPESKISAANLANTCDSCHPGMSAAGANLVKGKEHVVPEDKEGAFPLWITWKIFLALILFDVLMNGTIPTLELLKLLRGLFRPVKPSLDSPDKDLTL from the coding sequence TTGTTGAAACTAAACGCTAAACCCTTCTTAAAAGCTTCTGTTTTTAAAATTTGTCTGCTTGCTATCGTCTTAATTTCGGCTTTGCTTTATATATCCTTGGATGAAGCATACGCTAAACCAGAATTTGGCTCAGATTGCGCTAGCTGCCACAACGGAACCGCCGCACCAAAACTAGGAGGGGGTGCTGAACCAGCAAAAGAAAACCCAACCGAGCCCGAAAAAAAAGCTCCGGATAAATCACCTTCTCCCGAGCAAAAACAAGCAAAGCCGACTTCAAAACCCGCCAACGCTGAGCAAGGTTCAAAGCAAACGAAACCTGCTGAACAAGCTTCAGCTAAGTCGGACTCAACTGGAGAAGTTCCAGCTGAATCAACTCCGGCGGAACCAGTTCAGGCTAAAGCCCCTGACAATAATACCTGCCTTGCATGTCACGGAAAAGAAGGTTTTAAAGGGAAAGTAGGTAATCAGGAAATATCTTTAGCAGTTAATTTGGCTGAATTTAAGGATTCGGTTCACGGCGGAAATCAATGTGTTACCTGTCATGAAAATACTAAAGTTATTCCACATGAAGCTTTGGGATCAGTAGAGGAAATAAAGAGCACCGTATCACAAAGTTGCCTGAAATGTCACGCAAATCAAGCAACTGCAATGAATAGCAGCGTTCATAGCAAAGTTAACGGTTTAACTTGCGTAGATTGTCATGGTTCACATGACATCAAAAGGATCTCTGAAAATCCTGCTAGTTTATCCAAAGCAAATCTAAACGCCACTTGCACCAGTTGTCATCAAGGTAAGGTATTGGATAGTTATAAAAGAAGTTTTCATGGTATTGCTTTAGCTCATGGTTACGAAAAAGCGGCTGCCTGTACCGATTGCCATGGTACCCATTCCATTTTGCCGGCTTCGAACCCTGAGTCCAAAATCTCGGCTGCTAATTTAGCTAACACCTGTGACAGCTGCCATCCGGGGATGTCAGCTGCGGGAGCCAACCTAGTTAAAGGTAAGGAGCATGTAGTCCCCGAGGATAAAGAAGGGGCTTTCCCACTGTGGATTACATGGAAAATCTTTTTAGCGCTGATTTTATTCGATGTCCTGATGAATGGTACTATCCCTACGTTGGAACTGCTTAAGCTGCTAAGAGGATTGTTCCGACCGGTTAAACCTAGTCTGGATTCTCCTGACAAGGATCTGACTTTGTAA
- a CDS encoding adenosylcobalamin-dependent ribonucleoside-diphosphate reductase encodes MHLSPTAKLVLEKRYLRKNEQGKAVESPEELFQRVANSIAVVERLYNPRITEKELTAIARSFYELMSNLDFLPNSPTLMNAGRELNQLAACFVLPVEDSIEDIFMTIKNAALIHKSGGGTGFSFSRIRPKSFPVKSTGGVASGPVSFIRVFNAATEAIKQGGTRRGANIALLRVDHPDILEFITAKNKPGELTNFNISVALSDEFMKAASTANNYELVFQGKRLGTMNAAEILKLIAEQAWHNGEPGVIFLDTINAANPTPELGYIEATNPCGEQPLLPYEACILGSINLTNMVENGVVNWVKLEQAIRMAVRFLDNAIDAGSYPLPEITALVKGNRKIGLGVMGWANMLYKLFIPYDSDEALQLAEEVMSFIQRVARNSSRELAAARGNFPNINKSILQQPQRNATCTTIAPTGSISIIADTSPGIEPAFALAFSKQALEGELKAQINPVFHQALRENFSQSQVQEVLHEVLSTGSLANCLQLPKSWRRVFVTAREIAPYWHVRMQAAFQKHCDNAVSKTVNLPMTTTAEEILHIFTLAYQLGCKGITVYRSGSREQEALRAGI; translated from the coding sequence ATGCACTTATCTCCAACAGCCAAATTAGTCCTGGAAAAAAGGTATCTTCGTAAAAATGAGCAAGGTAAAGCGGTTGAAAGCCCAGAAGAGCTTTTTCAAAGGGTAGCAAATAGTATTGCTGTCGTTGAGCGGCTGTACAATCCCCGAATTACGGAAAAAGAATTGACAGCAATTGCGCGGAGTTTTTATGAGTTGATGTCCAATTTGGACTTTTTACCAAACAGCCCGACTTTAATGAATGCCGGCCGTGAACTTAATCAACTGGCAGCATGCTTTGTGCTCCCGGTTGAAGATAGTATTGAAGATATTTTTATGACCATTAAAAATGCCGCACTTATACATAAAAGTGGCGGCGGTACCGGATTTTCCTTTTCAAGGATAAGGCCTAAAAGCTTTCCGGTCAAATCAACTGGCGGCGTTGCCTCCGGGCCGGTCAGTTTTATCCGGGTTTTTAACGCAGCAACAGAAGCTATTAAACAGGGGGGGACTCGCAGGGGGGCAAATATAGCACTCTTGCGAGTAGACCACCCGGATATTTTGGAATTTATTACTGCTAAAAATAAGCCGGGAGAATTGACAAATTTTAATATCTCGGTTGCTCTTTCAGACGAATTTATGAAAGCGGCAAGCACAGCTAATAATTATGAACTTGTTTTTCAAGGCAAACGATTAGGTACAATGAATGCTGCAGAAATTTTAAAGCTAATTGCCGAGCAAGCCTGGCATAACGGCGAACCAGGTGTAATTTTTTTGGACACAATTAATGCTGCCAACCCAACTCCGGAACTCGGCTACATTGAAGCAACCAACCCCTGCGGGGAACAGCCGCTTTTACCATACGAAGCTTGCATTCTTGGATCCATTAACCTGACCAACATGGTGGAAAACGGTGTAGTAAATTGGGTTAAGTTGGAACAGGCTATAAGAATGGCTGTCAGGTTTTTGGATAATGCCATTGACGCCGGCTCCTACCCGCTACCGGAAATAACGGCACTGGTTAAAGGCAACCGTAAAATTGGTTTAGGGGTCATGGGCTGGGCTAATATGCTGTACAAATTGTTTATTCCCTATGATTCGGACGAAGCGCTGCAGCTTGCTGAAGAAGTGATGTCCTTTATTCAAAGGGTTGCCCGGAACAGTTCCAGGGAACTGGCCGCAGCAAGGGGTAATTTTCCAAATATTAACAAAAGCATTCTTCAACAACCCCAGCGGAATGCAACCTGTACTACCATTGCTCCTACAGGTTCCATCAGCATTATAGCCGACACCAGTCCCGGTATAGAACCCGCTTTTGCCCTGGCCTTCAGCAAACAAGCGCTGGAAGGGGAATTAAAAGCCCAAATCAATCCTGTTTTTCATCAGGCCTTGCGGGAAAATTTCAGTCAAAGTCAAGTCCAAGAGGTGCTGCATGAGGTTCTTTCTACAGGCAGCTTGGCAAATTGTTTGCAGTTACCTAAATCCTGGCGCCGTGTCTTTGTTACCGCCAGAGAAATAGCGCCTTACTGGCATGTCAGAATGCAGGCAGCATTTCAAAAACATTGCGATAACGCTGTATCCAAGACGGTTAATTTACCCATGACAACTACAGCGGAGGAGATTTTGCATATATTCACCCTGGCCTACCAACTAGGTTGCAAGGGAATAACCGTATACCGCAGCGGCAGCAGGGAACAGGAAGCGCTGCGGGCTGGTATTTGA
- a CDS encoding alpha/beta fold hydrolase, with the protein MNRIGDPMSLLQLPQEKIFYISRHKDSGFPSLLFIHGAGGNHRHWLYQWHALAQQGFEVYALDLPGHGKSTGEPGGSLESYAESVISFCQLLGLKQPILIGHSMGGAIALLVAISGRLSCRGLILLGTGAELPEANNLLKLLQQENGLQLMLAQLYGDDVKKAQEKAYLELHKIPKKTLLCDFKSCAKVKLPTTKLQKLNLPVSIIVGTKDQVTPPTLSQALHHFIPGSELHLIAGGNHMLMFQHPLKITEKILNFCHSNFN; encoded by the coding sequence TTGAACCGGATTGGTGATCCTATGTCTTTACTGCAATTACCTCAAGAAAAAATATTCTATATTTCCCGACACAAAGACTCCGGGTTTCCATCCCTGCTGTTCATACACGGAGCAGGGGGCAACCATCGTCATTGGTTATACCAATGGCATGCACTGGCACAACAGGGCTTCGAAGTTTATGCACTGGACTTGCCGGGTCATGGTAAATCAACAGGTGAACCGGGAGGTTCCCTGGAAAGTTACGCCGAAAGCGTAATTTCTTTTTGCCAGCTTTTAGGACTAAAACAACCGATCTTAATTGGGCATTCCATGGGAGGCGCGATTGCTCTTTTAGTTGCAATCAGCGGGAGATTGTCCTGTCGGGGTTTAATTCTTTTAGGAACAGGTGCGGAATTACCGGAGGCCAATAATCTTTTAAAACTGCTCCAGCAGGAAAACGGTTTACAGTTGATGCTTGCCCAATTGTATGGAGATGATGTTAAAAAAGCTCAGGAAAAAGCTTACCTGGAACTGCATAAAATTCCGAAGAAAACCTTATTATGCGATTTTAAGTCCTGTGCCAAGGTAAAGTTGCCAACAACCAAATTGCAGAAGCTCAACCTGCCGGTAAGCATAATCGTAGGGACGAAGGATCAGGTTACCCCCCCGACCTTAAGCCAGGCTTTACATCACTTCATTCCGGGCTCTGAACTACACCTTATTGCAGGCGGAAATCATATGTTAATGTTTCAGCACCCGCTAAAAATTACAGAAAAAATCCTTAACTTTTGTCACAGCAATTTTAACTAA
- a CDS encoding formate dehydrogenase subunit gamma translates to MVKGSNVGISKVERFNLQQRIQHGLLAISVLMLIVTGFPIKYGYEGWAAQVIALFGGFEIMFKVHLIFAVIMLLTGVYHIVWIIYSFAKNRPSWAMLPGLKDISDAFHHIKYLAGFEQKAPRFGRYTYLEKFEYFAVVWGMILMGLTGFMLWYPQKFVFMPRWAFQVARVAHTNEAFVAMLALFVGHFFAVHFNPKVFPTSRVWLDGTIDLHHLKEEHPLEYEKLFGQGEVAAAHEEPKGFAKSKLLIVTELVIYVGLFIFLLYTFIPKFLHGII, encoded by the coding sequence ATGGTGAAAGGAAGTAATGTTGGCATTAGCAAGGTAGAAAGGTTTAATCTGCAGCAACGCATCCAACACGGTTTATTAGCCATCAGCGTTCTTATGCTCATAGTTACCGGTTTCCCAATCAAGTATGGTTACGAAGGATGGGCTGCCCAAGTCATAGCTTTATTCGGCGGTTTTGAAATCATGTTTAAGGTCCACCTGATTTTTGCAGTCATTATGCTCTTGACCGGCGTATATCATATTGTCTGGATTATTTATAGTTTCGCCAAGAATCGCCCTTCCTGGGCAATGCTACCCGGTCTTAAAGACATAAGCGATGCTTTCCACCATATTAAGTATTTGGCGGGCTTTGAGCAAAAAGCTCCTAGATTTGGTCGTTACACTTATCTGGAGAAGTTTGAGTATTTTGCTGTGGTCTGGGGCATGATTTTAATGGGGCTCACGGGGTTTATGCTCTGGTATCCGCAAAAATTTGTGTTTATGCCCAGGTGGGCCTTTCAAGTAGCGCGGGTAGCTCATACCAACGAAGCCTTTGTAGCCATGTTGGCTTTATTTGTCGGCCACTTCTTTGCGGTTCATTTTAACCCCAAAGTTTTTCCCACCAGCAGGGTTTGGCTGGATGGCACCATTGATTTGCATCATCTAAAAGAAGAGCATCCTCTGGAGTATGAAAAGTTGTTTGGCCAGGGAGAAGTTGCAGCAGCCCATGAAGAACCAAAGGGCTTTGCCAAATCAAAGCTTTTGATTGTGACGGAGTTAGTGATCTATGTGGGCCTGTTTATTTTCTTACTCTACACCTTTATTCCAAAATTTTTACATGGCATAATATAG